The Longimicrobium sp. nucleotide sequence CTGGTGCGCGACGAGCGCTACACGCTGGAGGGCGCCCGTGCGCGCATCGAGGAGCTGCGCCAGGAGGGCGCCGCCGCCGAGATCGCCGGCCGCGCGCTGGAGCACAGCTTCGTGCGCGCGCTGCGCGGCGAGCTCGAGGAGCTGCTGGAGATCCTCACTCCACCTTCGTCCGGTTGATTCGCCCCGCCCCCGGCGATACGTTGCCGCCCGTCCGCCCGCCGGTGGACGGGCGGTGTGGTTTTGCAGCATCCCGGCTTCCCGGGGCGAATGAATTCGCTGCGACAACCACACGAAGTCCCCCTTCGCGGACTACCGGCTCGGGCTCGGCCGAGGGTTCGTCGCACGGCACGAATGGTCGTGTGGGAGTCCGCGG carries:
- a CDS encoding MerR family transcriptional regulator — encoded protein: MKRPQREFYSIGEVCELFGLKPHVLRYWETQFPALSPPKNRAGNRVYRQKDLELIALIQHLVRDERYTLEGARARIEELRQEGAAAEIAGRALEHSFVRALRGELEELLEILTPPSSG